The genomic window AGAAGACTCACACAGGGGAAAAGCCCTACAAATGCaatgaatgtgggaaggccttcagtTATTGTTCAGTCCTTAttcaacatcagagaattcatagtGGGGAGAGACCTTATGAGTGCACTGAATGCGGTAAGACGTTTAGTCGTAGCACATACCTTACTCAGCATCAAAGAATTCAcactggtgagaaaccctatAAATGTCTTGAATGTGGAAAGGCTTTCAGCCAGAGCACGCATCTTACTctacatcagagaattcatactggagagaaaccttacgaATGCAGTGAATGTGGTAAAACCTTCAGTCAGAGTGCACATCTTACTCAACATCAAAGAATTCATACGGGAGAAAAGCCCTATGAATGTAATGACTGTGGAAAAGCCTTCAGTGATCACTCCGCTCTTACTCGACATCATATCAtccacactggggagaaacctCATGAATGCAATGACTGTGGGAAAGCTTTCAGCTACTGCTCCGACCTGATTCAACACCAGAGAAcacatactggagagaaaccatacAGGTGCGGTGAATGTGGGAATGCCTTTAGTGACTGTTCAGCCCTCATCCAGCATCAAAGAATTCACACTGGGGAGAAGCCCTATGAGtgtagtgaatgtgggaaagcctttggTAACTACTCAGCTCTCACTCGCCATCAAAGAACTCATActggggagaaaccctatgaatgtaaggaatgtggaaaaACCTTTAGCAGAAGCACATACCTTACTCAACATCAGAGAAGTCACACAGGAGATAAACCATATAAATGTCATGAGTGTGAGAAAACTTTTGCCCAGAGTTCATTCCTTACACAACACATGAGggttcacactggagaaaaaccctacaggtgtaatgaatgtgggaaagctttcagtgACCGCTCAGGGCATATCCAGCATCAGAGAACTCACACTGGTgagaagccctatgaatgtaATGATTGTGGGAGAGCTTTCAGTTTCTGCTCAGCCCTCATTCAACAtaagagaattcatactggagagaagcccTATAAATGCAGTGACTGCGGAAAAGCCTTTAGTGATAGGTCAGCACTTATTCaacatcagagaactcacactggagagaaaccctataagTGTAACGtatgtggaaaagccttcagtCAGAGTACGAACCTCAGAAATCACCAGAAAACTCATTCTAGTGAAAGATCCTATAAATGTagtgaatgtggaaaagcctttagtTACTGCTCAGGCCTCATTCAACATCAAATCATTCATCCTGGAGAGAAGCCTTATTATGCATGCAGTGAAATGTGGCAGAGCCTTCAGCCGGGGGACAGACCTTAAAAAACATCAGAAGACTCATACTGAAGAGAAACTctacaaatgtaatgaatgtggaaaagcctttagcCAGAGCACGTATCTTACAAAACACCAGAAAATTCACAGTGCAGAGAAAGCAAATATACATACTGCCTGTAGGAAAACCGTTAAGCAAAACTCTTCTGTTCAACGCGAAAAatctcacactggagagaaatcctctgaacgccttgagagtctgGCTGCTGTGGAGACCAGGGAAACAGAAGGATCATGAAAACTGTCAACTAGAGTGGCCACATGGCTTAGTGGGAAGAGCGCATTTATGGGTTTTAGAGGTCCTGGGTTCTAATCTCAGCTCTATTACTAACTAAGTGCATTACTTACTTGAGGGTAAGTCACTTTACCTCTTTAAACCTTAATTTACTCACCTGAAAAATTTGAAGGTCTAATTGATCTTTAAGatccacatttattttatttattaccaaTGTAGGCTTTTACAGAGGTGATTCTTAAATTGTGACCTATTTATTCTACAACAGTTCTGATTTACATTGTGAGGATGTGGCCGTCATTATGGACTCAGTAAAGATACGGCCTACACACTATTTATTACCATGGGTCCTCCAAAATGAAACATACTATGAATATTCAAGGAAATTAAGAGATAAAGTAATATGAATTCTGTTAATTATTGCAGTAGGAAGGTTGGGATCTTTTCTTGATTAAGAATATGGTGTTGGATAAAacctcaaaaagaatgaatcaaaTTATTGGTAAAGCCTGGGTTACCTAGAATCCACCCAAACTTAATGGTGCAATATAAATTTTCTCTATTAAGTTCAATTGGTTGCTATCATGTCCCAAGTGAAAAAGAACTGGAAAGCAGTTCTAAAGTCTTGAGCAGATTTCTAAGAACAGATGAAATTGGAAAGTGTATTTGCCATTTCCACCTAAATATGTAAAGGCCAcgtgaatgaaaatgaatgttGATCTAGGAAAGTCCGTTGGTCTCTGGTCTTTTTCCTGTGATTACAGAGACAATAGCCTGAAAATAGGAAGATTTATTTCAGAAGCCTGTGATACTAAGTtgaccatttaatttttttccagattttctgtCATGCCTGTGCATTGTTTTATAAtcaaagaaacaatatttaaaaggaatttgATAACTAAGCAAATTTAATGGTTTTGGAATAGGAGACTACTTTAGCAAATTATGCAATGGATTTAAAAACTCTGAGCACAAGTTTAAGACTGTCATAAAGCTGTTTTGTGGCATATTTGTTGTTGCTTTCTCAGCCTGTTTCCCCCTGCAGCAAACATCGCTTTCCCACTCTGACCATGTGCTAACTGCACTTAGTATACCCTTCTTGTTTACCTTTCTCAGCCCTGTCTCTTTCAAGCTTCATCTTATGGCCTGGCACACACAGTGtcgggtggtggtggtgatggtggtgatgatgatggtgatgacgatggtgatgatggggtgatggtggtgatggtgatgatgatggtgatgacgatggtgatgatggggtgatgatggtgatggtggtgatggtgatgatggtggtgatggtgatgatggggtgatgatggtgatggtggtgatggtggtgatggtgatggtgatgatggtggtgatggtgatgatggtgatggtggtggtgatggtatgatgatggtggtgatgacagtgatgatggtgatgatgctggtgatgatggtggtgatggtgatgatgatggtgatgacagtgatgctggtgatgatgatggtgatgatggtgatcagcactcatctcttttttctttgcatttctgtaacATTTATTCACATGGACTTTTTAGTACCTAGTGGTTCCTTGATGCTCAGTAGGAATATGGAAAGTAGGTTCTATACCTTAGTTTTGAACCTTCACAGAAACTAAGTCAAAGTAGAAatatagtagatgttcaataatcTTCATTGATTGAGGAAGGGAAGATGCTGTTTACCACTGACTAAAGAAGGGCGGGTACCATGGGAGCACTGACGGAGGGATGGCGGGCCCTGTGGGAGCACTCACTGAGCAAAGGTCGATGCTGTGGGagcacagaaggagagagggcgGGCCCTGTGGGAGCACTGACTGAGGGAGGATGGATGCCATGGGAGCACTGACAGAGGGAGGGTGGTGCTGTGGGAGCACTCACTGAAGGAAGGATGAAGGGCACCATGGGAGCATTGTCAGAGAGAAGGAAGGTACTATGGGACcattgagagagggagggtggtCACCCTGGGAGCACTGACGGAGGGAGGGCAGCCACCGTGCGAGCCCTAATGGAGGGAGGGTGGATGTTGTGGGAGCActgacggagggagggagggtgctgTAGGGGCACTGACTGAGGGAGGGCAGTGCTCGGGAGCACCGCAGGAGGGAAGCAGGTGCCGTGACTCAGGAAAGGAAGGTGCTGTTTACCGTTGACTGAGGAAGCATGTGTTATATGTGTTATACCTAGATGATTTCCTTTATCAACCCCTTAGCAACCAGGTTTGGCTCGGTATTCAGAGAGTTTGCATTTGTTAGGATTAGGGGTGTCTCTCATAACAGACCCAGACCAGTGGTGGCCCACAGATTATGCACATGAGCATGGGGGCTCCCTGGGCATGGGAACTCCAAGATGGCAGGAACACAGGCTTTCAGTCTCGTTGCCCCATCATCCTCGCTGTGTGCCTTGGCCTTGACATCCAGGCATCTTCTCCCTCTTCAAGACGGCAGAAGTGAAAGGACATCTCTCTCCCACTAGAAGTGTGACCTAATCTGGAAGTTTTGTGCATTATATTACTTATATCCCACTGACCGTAAACGGGCCATAGTGATATGGGAACAAAGGCaggaggaaatggcaggtaaaatcaACTTTCCTTAGAACCTGCAGCCCTTTGACAAATACTCAGGCAAAGACAGAGTACAACATTCCTCCAGGAGctcctactgtcttaatgctaatgctttgctagaggggaagACAACCTTGGCTTGAGGATAGCTGGCTCTCCTGCATCCTGTGAGTCTTCTGTGGGTATGAAAGTCCCGCTGGAAACCTCCCcgtgactttacctcccccaaccccatagtATATAATCGTCTCTGCTCATGGTCCTGGGACAGTTCTTCCTGCCCACATGTCCTGTCCCCgagctttaataaaaccacctttttgcccTGAGGACACCTCAAGAATTCTCTCTTGGCCGTGGGCTCTGGACCCCAGCACCACTCCCAGACCCCACCGCTGTGACCTCATGTCctgcagaaggagaaggagcaaaGTCATGTGTCGTTCTAAAGGGGAGAATGG from Neofelis nebulosa isolate mNeoNeb1 chromosome 6, mNeoNeb1.pri, whole genome shotgun sequence includes these protein-coding regions:
- the LOC131513645 gene encoding zinc finger protein 184-like, with protein sequence MEIPAQERGIEANEFGKAVTVQSIVSEQCDPAEQRVREHATCGKIFQQNSDLIIQRECDGKRPCECSGCGKALRDHTTLIQHERTHTGERPYRCNECGKGFNQSSHLTNHQKTHTGEKPYKCNECGKAFSYCSVLIQHQRIHSGERPYECTECGKTFSRSTYLTQHQRIHTGEKPYKCLECGKAFSQSTHLTLHQRIHTGEKPYECSECGKTFSQSAHLTQHQRIHTGEKPYECNDCGKAFSDHSALTRHHIIHTGEKPHECNDCGKAFSYCSDLIQHQRTHTGEKPYRCGECGNAFSDCSALIQHQRIHTGEKPYECSECGKAFGNYSALTRHQRTHTGEKPYECKECGKTFSRSTYLTQHQRSHTGDKPYKCHECEKTFAQSSFLTQHMRVHTGEKPYRCNECGKAFSDRSGHIQHQRTHTGEKPYECNDCGRAFSFCSALIQHKRIHTGEKPYKCSDCGKAFSDRSALIQHQRTHTGEKPYKCNVCGKAFSQSTNLRNHQKTHSSERSYKCSECGKAFSYCSGLIQHQIIHPGEKPYYACSEMWQSLQPGDRP